In Desulfoferula mesophila, the genomic window GCGGCAAGACCCTGACCCTGGAGAAGGCCCACGGCCTGGTGGTGCAGGCCCTGGTGAAGCATCGCACCGACCCGGCCAACGCCGCCCTGGTGGCCGACGCCCTGGTGGCGGCCGAGGCCGACGGCCAGAAGGGGCACGGCCTTTCGCGGCTGCCCTCCTATTGCGGCCAGGCGGCCAGCGGCAAGGTGGACGGCTTCGCCACTCCCCAAGTCCAGCCGGCGGCCGCCGCGGCGCTCAGGGTGGACGCCCGCCACGGCTTCGCCTATCCGGCCATGGCCCTGGCGGTGGAAAAGCTCTCCGAGCTGACCCCCACCAGCGGCGTGGCGGTGGCGGCGGTGTTCAACTCCCACCACTGCGGCTTGGCCGGCTACCACGTGGAGGCCCTGGCCCGCCGGGGCCTGGTGGGCCTGCTTTTCGCCAACACTCCCCAAGCCATCGCCCCCTGGGGCGGCAGCCGGGGCCTGTTCGGCACCAACCCCATCGCCTTCGCGGTGCCCCGGGAAAAGCACGACCCCATGGTCATCGACCTGTCGCTGAGCAAGGTGGCCCGCGGCAAGATCATGTTCGCCAAGCAGGAAGGCCAGGCCATCCCCGAAGGCTGGGCCGTGGACGCGGCGGGCAAGCCCACCACCGACCCGGTGGCCGCCCTGGCCGGCACCATGCTGCCCATGGGCGACGCCAAAGGAGCGGCCCTGGTGCTGATGGTGGAAATCCTGGCCGCCGTGCTCACCGGCAGCCATTTCGGTTTCGAGGCCACCAGCTTCTTCGACGCCGAGGGCGAGCCCCCCAGCGTGGGCCAGCTGCTGCTGGCCATGGCTCCGGGCCCGGTCTCCGGCGGCGCCTTCGCCTCGCGCTTGGAAACCTTGCTCGCGGCCATCTTGGACCAAGAGGGCACCCGCCTGCCCGGCGATCGCCGGTTGGGGCTCCGGGAAAAAGCGCAAAAGGAGGGCCTGGCCCTCACCGACCAACAATATGAACAGCTTCAGCGGCTGGCCGCTGACCACTAGT contains:
- a CDS encoding Ldh family oxidoreductase, which gives rise to MSGKTLTLEKAHGLVVQALVKHRTDPANAALVADALVAAEADGQKGHGLSRLPSYCGQAASGKVDGFATPQVQPAAAAALRVDARHGFAYPAMALAVEKLSELTPTSGVAVAAVFNSHHCGLAGYHVEALARRGLVGLLFANTPQAIAPWGGSRGLFGTNPIAFAVPREKHDPMVIDLSLSKVARGKIMFAKQEGQAIPEGWAVDAAGKPTTDPVAALAGTMLPMGDAKGAALVLMVEILAAVLTGSHFGFEATSFFDAEGEPPSVGQLLLAMAPGPVSGGAFASRLETLLAAILDQEGTRLPGDRRLGLREKAQKEGLALTDQQYEQLQRLAADH